The following are from one region of the Amedibacterium intestinale genome:
- a CDS encoding TetR/AcrR family transcriptional regulator, whose translation MERKEQTKRMKEKIIESAIYEFNEHGYEEASLNHVCKIGNISKGIIYHYFKDKDELYLSCVKVCYDTLLQYYTDYVNTLKNDMDIKGLMEVRMQFFKEHPKLRGLFFHSILHTPNHLLEKVNEVKKDLNAFNAKVYWEYLKHLELRVSKEDALMYLDVCQSAYNEYFRKHSSNCDDLENIIEQHESMIPQWIDFMLYGIAKER comes from the coding sequence TTGGAAAGAAAAGAACAAACAAAGCGAATGAAAGAAAAGATTATTGAAAGTGCGATTTATGAGTTTAATGAACATGGATATGAAGAAGCATCGCTAAATCATGTTTGTAAGATAGGGAATATCTCGAAAGGGATTATTTATCATTATTTCAAAGATAAAGATGAATTATATCTATCTTGTGTAAAGGTATGTTACGATACGCTTCTGCAATACTATACAGATTATGTAAATACGCTGAAAAACGATATGGATATCAAAGGATTGATGGAAGTTCGAATGCAGTTTTTTAAAGAACATCCCAAGTTAAGAGGATTGTTTTTTCATTCAATTCTTCATACTCCCAATCATTTGCTTGAAAAAGTAAATGAAGTAAAAAAAGATTTGAATGCATTTAATGCGAAGGTATATTGGGAATACTTAAAACATCTGGAATTAAGAGTTTCCAAGGAGGATGCGCTTATGTATCTGGATGTTTGTCAGAGTGCATATAATGAGTATTTCAGAAAACATTCATCAAACTGTGATGATTTAGAAAACATTATAGAACAGCATGAAAGCATGATTCCGCAATGGATTGATTTCATGCTTTATGGAATAGCAAAGGAGAGATAG
- a CDS encoding cytidylate kinase family protein, giving the protein MIVSLLRLLIAIVVAVFVGKLVSKVKLPSILGWLIAGMLLGPHAFALVNQDILDAAWYENSVHILECGVGLMIGTELVWNKIKKSGKSIIITTLTQSLGTFLFVSFVFGVVFYMSDIPFYLAFVFGGIALATAPAPALSIVREFKTEGPVTNTLIPMAALDDIVGCIVFFTTIAIVAGNLSAGDLPAYMIALVVILPLVIGVVVGLLAGIVLKKEKDTKATLITLLIMILVASAVGFIFNNYVLPKPILNFMLIGMAFSATFANMVSEKRLEQIMHGFNPVLGVAMIVVILNLGAPLDYHLIAGAGLFTAIYIIARACGKYFGAYFGSSITKAPVTVKKYLGFTLLPHSGVSLVFTGIAVSVLAAPAPECAQIVQGTIAAAAVINEIIAVIMAKKGFEWSGEMQGGEIVSVSDTAYPVITISRQHGSGGRQVARKLAQSLNIEFYDHEIIEMAASSSDIDKELFDHGDNEGYGSLQYDLSSGVQNFSLNDKIFLHQANVIRNLVKKGPCVIVGRCADFVLKGRKNVIKVFIYADLDERKQRIEHVYKEAKGKALDKIEKTDKQRASYYEHYTGKKFGEMTNYDMCLNSSLIGIDGCVDIIKTLYMEKTKS; this is encoded by the coding sequence ATGATAGTGTCTTTATTACGGCTGTTGATTGCTATTGTTGTGGCGGTATTTGTTGGAAAACTTGTTTCTAAAGTAAAGCTTCCTTCTATTTTAGGATGGCTGATTGCAGGTATGCTTTTAGGTCCACATGCATTCGCATTGGTGAATCAGGATATTTTAGATGCGGCATGGTATGAGAACAGTGTCCATATTTTGGAATGTGGTGTAGGTTTGATGATTGGTACAGAACTTGTATGGAATAAGATAAAAAAATCAGGAAAATCAATTATCATTACAACTTTAACACAGTCTCTTGGTACTTTCTTGTTTGTATCTTTCGTGTTTGGTGTTGTCTTTTATATGTCTGATATTCCTTTCTATCTTGCTTTTGTCTTTGGTGGAATTGCTTTGGCTACAGCACCTGCCCCAGCTTTATCCATTGTGCGTGAATTTAAAACGGAAGGACCAGTAACAAATACGCTGATACCAATGGCTGCCCTGGACGATATTGTTGGCTGCATTGTATTCTTTACAACGATTGCCATTGTTGCGGGAAATTTATCTGCAGGAGATCTTCCAGCTTACATGATTGCGCTGGTTGTTATTTTACCTTTGGTGATTGGTGTTGTAGTTGGTTTGCTGGCAGGAATCGTATTAAAGAAAGAGAAAGATACAAAGGCAACCTTGATAACTTTGCTTATTATGATTCTTGTGGCATCTGCGGTTGGCTTTATCTTTAATAATTATGTTCTTCCAAAGCCAATTCTGAATTTCATGCTGATTGGTATGGCATTCTCTGCAACATTTGCAAATATGGTTTCCGAGAAACGCTTGGAACAAATTATGCATGGTTTTAATCCTGTTTTGGGTGTGGCAATGATTGTTGTCATCTTAAATCTTGGAGCGCCGTTAGACTATCATTTGATTGCAGGAGCAGGATTGTTTACCGCAATTTATATTATCGCAAGAGCTTGTGGGAAATATTTTGGTGCCTATTTTGGCTCTTCTATTACCAAGGCACCAGTAACCGTAAAAAAATATTTGGGATTTACATTGTTGCCGCATTCCGGAGTTTCTTTAGTGTTTACAGGAATTGCAGTTTCTGTTTTGGCAGCACCTGCCCCAGAATGTGCACAAATCGTACAGGGAACGATTGCGGCAGCAGCTGTCATTAATGAAATTATTGCGGTCATCATGGCGAAAAAAGGATTTGAATGGTCTGGGGAAATGCAGGGAGGAGAAATTGTTTCTGTTTCCGATACTGCCTATCCTGTGATTACAATTTCTCGACAACATGGCAGTGGAGGAAGACAAGTTGCCAGAAAACTTGCACAATCTTTAAATATTGAGTTTTATGATCATGAAATTATTGAAATGGCAGCATCATCAAGTGATATCGATAAAGAATTATTTGATCATGGAGACAATGAGGGATATGGCAGCTTGCAGTATGATTTAAGCAGTGGTGTTCAAAACTTCTCTTTAAATGATAAAATCTTTCTGCATCAGGCAAATGTGATACGAAATCTTGTGAAGAAAGGACCTTGTGTAATTGTTGGACGATGTGCTGACTTTGTGTTAAAGGGAAGAAAAAATGTAATCAAGGTCTTTATTTACGCCGATCTTGATGAGCGAAAACAGCGTATAGAACATGTGTATAAAGAAGCAAAAGGAAAAGCGTTGGATAAAATTGAGAAAACAGATAAACAGCGAGCTTCCTACTATGAACATTATACAGGTAAGAAATTTGGGGAAATGACAAATTATGATATGTGCTTAAATAGTTCTTTAATTGGTATAGATGGATGTGTAGATATCATCAAAACCTTATATATGGAAAAAACAAAATCATAG
- a CDS encoding DUF368 domain-containing protein — MIMNLIRGFCMALADSVPGVSGGTVAFLLGFYDKFISSIDDLISGNMQKKKEALIFLMKLGIGWVIGFVSAVSVLASIFDTKIYEISSLFMGFILFAIPLVIKEEKKSMIFKPSTIAAGIAGVAIVALITYFNPMSGQGTSINLSVLNIGLIIYVFIAAMFAISAMVLPGISGSTLLLIFGLYVPIISAVKSVITFDFAYLPILIVFALGILTGAASVVRIIKWALDKHRPIMIFLIIGMMIGSFYAIIMGPMTLETPKDPLSFETFSILWFVIGGVIIYGLQLLKKFSEKKA, encoded by the coding sequence ATGATCATGAACCTTATTCGTGGTTTCTGTATGGCACTTGCGGACAGTGTTCCCGGTGTATCTGGAGGAACCGTTGCATTTCTTCTTGGTTTTTATGATAAATTTATTTCTTCCATCGATGATTTAATATCTGGAAACATGCAGAAAAAGAAAGAAGCATTGATATTTCTGATGAAACTTGGTATTGGATGGGTTATCGGATTTGTGAGTGCTGTTAGTGTACTGGCTAGTATCTTTGATACAAAAATTTATGAAATCAGCTCTTTGTTTATGGGATTTATCCTATTTGCGATTCCTCTTGTCATCAAGGAAGAGAAAAAAAGCATGATTTTTAAACCTTCCACAATTGCGGCAGGTATTGCAGGTGTTGCGATTGTTGCGCTAATTACGTATTTCAATCCTATGAGTGGACAAGGGACTTCCATTAATCTTTCCGTATTAAATATCGGTTTGATTATCTATGTATTTATTGCGGCAATGTTTGCGATCAGTGCCATGGTACTTCCAGGTATCAGCGGTTCTACCTTACTCTTGATTTTTGGATTATATGTTCCTATTATCAGTGCTGTAAAAAGTGTAATTACTTTTGATTTTGCTTACTTACCAATATTAATCGTATTTGCTTTGGGTATTTTAACCGGTGCTGCCAGTGTTGTTCGCATCATCAAATGGGCATTGGATAAACATCGTCCTATTATGATTTTTTTGATTATCGGTATGATGATTGGTTCTTTCTATGCAATTATCATGGGACCAATGACATTAGAAACGCCAAAAGATCCATTAAGTTTTGAAACTTTCAGTATTCTATGGTTTGTCATTGGCGGAGTTATTATTTATGGGTTGCAGCTATTGAAAAAATTCAGTGAAAAGAAAGCTTAA
- a CDS encoding N-acetylmuramoyl-L-alanine amidase family protein, whose protein sequence is MAIKIFVDQGHNPGNINAGASANGLVESEVTYWAGIYLAGFLRVDPRFEVMVSRPYPDTVLGNDTPGSLRERVEMANEWPADYFISIHANANENPQINGSEVYVYERDSIAYDLAQKVLRSMVEVAGTKDNLVRVNPSLYVLRRTQMPAILVELAYLTNVEDADKLKCCLYGFSYGIYLGILDYFGFL, encoded by the coding sequence ATGGCAATAAAAATTTTTGTAGACCAGGGACATAATCCTGGAAATATCAATGCTGGGGCAAGTGCAAATGGATTAGTAGAAAGTGAAGTGACCTATTGGGCAGGTATTTATTTGGCAGGTTTTTTGCGCGTAGATCCGCGTTTTGAAGTTATGGTATCACGTCCCTATCCAGATACTGTATTAGGAAATGATACTCCAGGCAGTTTACGTGAAAGAGTAGAAATGGCGAATGAGTGGCCTGCGGACTATTTTATTAGCATACATGCAAATGCGAATGAAAATCCGCAAATCAATGGGAGTGAAGTCTATGTTTATGAAAGAGATAGTATTGCATATGATTTAGCACAAAAAGTTTTACGATCTATGGTAGAAGTGGCAGGGACAAAGGATAATCTTGTACGTGTTAATCCTTCTTTGTATGTGCTTAGAAGAACGCAAATGCCAGCGATTTTGGTGGAATTGGCATATCTTACCAATGTTGAAGATGCAGATAAATTAAAGTGCTGTCTGTATGGCTTTTCCTATGGAATTTATCTTGGAATATTAGATTATTTTGGTTTTCTATAG
- a CDS encoding DUF2500 family protein, translating into MKAKGEKISTNAKLIKKNQQTFEDLASGKGIPIPKELYELVFETKDGTISFTVSEYEYHVVNEKDEAQLTYIPHKHYNELISFGDKIKEFTM; encoded by the coding sequence ATGAAAGCGAAAGGAGAAAAAATATCCACCAATGCGAAACTTATTAAAAAGAATCAACAGACATTTGAGGATTTAGCTTCTGGAAAAGGTATTCCAATTCCTAAAGAATTATATGAACTTGTGTTTGAAACAAAGGATGGAACGATTTCTTTTACTGTAAGTGAATATGAATATCATGTAGTAAATGAAAAAGATGAAGCACAACTTACCTATATTCCTCATAAACATTATAATGAATTGATAAGCTTTGGTGATAAAATTAAAGAATTTACTATGTAA